A window of the Rhea pennata isolate bPtePen1 chromosome 19, bPtePen1.pri, whole genome shotgun sequence genome harbors these coding sequences:
- the TRIM25 gene encoding E3 ubiquitin/ISG15 ligase TRIM25 yields MAALSPAAPEPGLAALEDELTCSICLCLFSSPVTVPCGHNFCASCLELTWAGLTQDFSCPQCRASFAGRPALRKNTVLCRVVEQLQGSSAKAEAKGEAAGCGAAADPVSCDNCLQAPATKTCLTCMASFCLEHLRPHHESPAFSDHQLCPPLQNLQQRKCRDHNKLLEFFCKEHASCICSTCLLGHKLCHSSPLRQAKEEAESALKTTLAKLHTQSESAAQAMTLVKANQSQTVETASRKRDLIKAEFSEIKALIEEEENRILKIIVDEERRILNKFDYIFGVLGNKKNEIQSTRDQTERALTERDDILFLKRAAALLRTSIKDAFVPPIEMDQNLIHSVYQSAVNIKDIVKLSVTQSREKKLEAKPIGKTKPPLAAFLNKTISGKKPAIPQPTNREKIHHKTQATLQEEADTKDKKKPVNLAPNTGTPNAAPAVITKHIIDSFLKKSREELLQYAARITLDYNTAHNKVALSERYTKISVSEIPLKYSDHPQRFTYCFQVLGFQCFKRGIHYWEVELQQNNFCGIGICYGSMERQGPESRLGRNSHSWCIEWFNSKISAWHDDVEKCLPNIKATRIGVLLHCDAGFVIFLAVGEKHNLIYKYKTQFTEALYPAFWVFSSGTVLSVCQLKP; encoded by the exons ATGGCCGCGCTGAGCCCCGCTGCACCTGAGCCAGGGCTGGCGGCGCTGGAGGACGAGCTGACCTGCTCCATCTGCCTCTGCCTCTTCAGCAGCCCCGTGACGGTGCCCTGCGGGCACAACTTCTGCGCCTCCTGCCTGGAGCTCACCTGGGCCGGGCTGACGCAGGACTTCAGCTGCCCGCAGTGCCGCGCCAGCTTCGCGGGCCGCCCGGCGCTGCGCAAGAACACGGTGCTGTGCCGGGTGGTggagcagctccagggcagCTCGGCCAAGGCGGAGGCCAAGGGGGAGGCAgcgggctgcggggcggccgcggaCCCCGTCTCCTGCGACAACTGCCTGCAGGCGCCCGCCACCAAGACCTGCCTCACCTGCATGGCCTCCTTCTGCCTGGAGCACCTGCGGCCCCACCACGAGAGCCCGGCCTTCAGCGACCACCAGCTGTGCCCGCCCCTGCAGAACCTGCAGCAGAGGAAGTGCAGGGACCACAACAAGCTCCTCGAGTTCTTCTGCAAGGAGCATGCCAGCTGCATCTGCTCCACCTGCCTCCTCGGCCACAAGCTGTGTCACAGCAGTCCCCTGCGGCAGGCCAAAGAGGAGGCCGAG TCAGCGCTGAAGACGACACTGGCAAAGCTGCACACTCAGAGTGAAAGCGCTGCTCAGGCAATGACCCTCGTGAAGGCAAACCAAAGCCAGACTGTG GAGACAGCTTCCAGAAAGAGAGATTTGATCAAAGCTgagttttcagaaattaaagctttaattgaagaagaagaaaatcgtatcttaaaaataattgttgatgaagaaagaagaattttaaataagtttgATTATATTTTTGGTGTTCTGGGAAATAAGAAGAATGAAATTCAGTCTACCAGAGACCAGACTGAGAGGGCACTGACTGAACGTGATgacattctgtttttaaag agaGCAGCTGCATTGCTACGAACGTCAATAAAAGATGCCTTCGTTCCCCCAATTGAAATGGACCAAAACTTGATACATTCCGTTTATCAATCTGCCGTTAACATTAAAGACATTGTGAAACTTTCAGTGACTCAGTCTAGGGAGAAAAAACTAGAAG CGAAACCAATTGGGAAAACTAAGCCTCCTCTAGCAGCCTTCCTAAACAAAAcgatttctggaaaaaagccTGCTATACCAC AGCCTACCAACAGAGAGAAAATCCATCACAAGACTCAAGCCACCTTGCAGGAGGAGGCAGATACCA aggacaAAAAGAAACCTGTTAACCTTG CACCAAATACAGGAACACCCAATGCTGCACCTGCCGTTATAACAAAACATATTATTGACAGCTTTCTAAAGAAATCCAGAGAGGAGCTTTTGCAGT atgctgccaGAATCACACTGGATTACAACACAGCTCATAACAAAGTCGCTCTGTCTGAGAGATATACCAAGATATCTGTCTCAGAAATCCCTCTGAAATACAGTGATCACCCTCAGCGCTTCACCTATTGCTTCCAAGTGCTGGGGTTCCAGTGCTTCAAGAGAGGCATCCACTACTGGGAGGTGGAACTACAACAGAACAACTTCTGTGGCATTGGCATCTGCTATGGCAGCATGGAGCGGCAGGGACCAGAAAGCCGTCTAGGGAGAAACAGCCATTCTTGGTGCATTGAGTGGTTTAATTCCAAAATTTCAGCCTGGCATGATGATGTTGAGAAGTGCTTACCCAATATAAAGGCTACCAGGATTggtgtgctgctgcactgcGACGCAGGGTTTGTGATTTTCTTGGCTGTGGGGGAAAAGCATAACCTGATCTATAAGTACAAAACCCAATTTACGGAAGCACTGTATCCTGCCTTCTGGGTATTTTCCAGTGGCACTGTTCTCTCTGTCTGTCAACTGAAACCATGA